ATGCGGGTCTTCGTGAAGGCGCTTACATGCCCAGACCGGGAAGGGGCGCGCCGAAACCGTCACCAACATGGCGGAACTTCTTGCGCTTGCATCTGGCGGATTCCGCGGGGATGGACTTCTTTGTCATTCCGACTGCGACGTGGGGATTCGCAAGGTGCCGAGTGCAGCACGGTGTCCGAGGCAGAATCCCTATGCGGAGAGAGTCATCGGCTCGATACGTAGGGATCTGTTGGACCACGTCGTCGTCCTGAGCGAAGCCCACGCTCGGCGCCTGCTGCGCGAGTACCAGCGCTACTACAACGCGAGCTGGACGCACCTGCCGCTCGGGAAGGATGCGCCCGAGAGACGTGTGGTGCAGGGCCCGGAGCACGGAGCCAAGGTGATAGAGCTACGGGAAGGCTTCGGGCTCCACCACAGGTACGAGCGCTGCGCTGCGTAGAGTCTCGGTCTTTCCAACAAAACCCTCGTAGACCCGCGTGTGCTGCACCACCCTACCTGGGTTCGCAGGACGGGAGGGGAGCGGCCACACGCAGGAAGAGAGGTGTTGAGGCGTCTGAGCCGGGCGTAATTCCGACCTCTATCAAACGGAAGAAAAGGTCTCAGCGGCTCGTTACGCGCATCGCTCACTTTATGCCGCGCGTTTTGACGCAGCCTTGACGCACTCATGAAGCAGCGACCGAATTTTGGGAAGGCACACTGGGCCCTGCGACGCTCTCCTCATCCGACTCTGTATCGGCGACTACCTTCCAGCCCGCAACTTTAGCCCAGAGAGCGGATCTGGCGAGCGTTGTGCCAGCGCGCCATGCACAACCTCCTTTTCGACGAGATGACGCAACTCCAGTGCGCGCTTCGCGTAGGGCCCGGCTACTACCGCGCCGACCCCAAGCCAAGCGGTGCCCCATCTTCTCGGCTCGCCCTGGACTTCGACTCAATCATCCGAGGCCGAATTAGGCCGCGACGTTCGCTCAAGCCGTCCGCGACACCTTCACTACACC
This Myxococcus virescens DNA region includes the following protein-coding sequences:
- a CDS encoding transposase is translated as MAELLALASGGFRGDGLLCHSDCDVGIRKVPSAARCPRQNPYAERVIGSIRRDLLDHVVVLSEAHARRLLREYQRYYNASWTHLPLGKDAPERRVVQGPEHGAKVIELREGFGLHHRYERCAA